The following are encoded in a window of Lampris incognitus isolate fLamInc1 chromosome 15, fLamInc1.hap2, whole genome shotgun sequence genomic DNA:
- the akirin2 gene encoding akirin-2, producing MACGATLKRTLDFDPLLSPGSAKRKRCAPVVSSAASSSSPQKYLRLEPSPFGQVSSRLTTEQILQNIKQEYKRFQKRRHLDSAFQQAEGCCPPELQPGHNVSAPPGTSCGASSPNRKEQPLFSLRQVGMICERLLKEREEKIREEYDEILTAKLAEQYDAFVKFTHDQLMRRFGEQPASYVS from the exons ATGGCTTGCGGGGCGACTCTGAAAAGGACTTTGGACTTTGATCCTCTCCTGAGCCCCGGTTCTGCCAAGCGGAAGAGGTGCGCCCCGGTCGTGTCTTCGgctgcctcctcttcctccccgcaGAAGTACCTCCGCCTGGAGCCCTCGCCCTTCGGACAGGTCTCCTCCAGACTCACCACCG AGCAAATTCTGCAGAACATCAAGCAAGAATACAAACGTTTCCAGAAACGGAGGCATCTGGACAGCGCTTTCCAGCAGGCGGAGGGCTGCTGTCCCCCGGAGCTTCAGCCAGGCCACAATGTGTCGGCTCCCCCAG GTACATCCTGCGGTGCCTCATCCCCGAACAGAAAAGAGCAGCCTCTGTTCTCCCTGAGGCAGGTGGGAATGATCTGTGAAAGACTACTGAAAGAGCGCGAGGAAAAAATTCGGGAAGAATATGATGAGATTTTGACCGCCAAACTTGCAG AACAATATGATGCCTTCGTCAAGTTCACTCATGATCAACTTATGCGAAGATTTGGAGAGCAGCCTGCCAGCT ATGTTTCCTGA
- the cnr1 gene encoding cannabinoid receptor 1: MKSMLDGVADTTFRTITSGLQYLGSNDAKYDDPAVNADFTKGSFSLQKPLSAFRGNAFLDKVPADEELILKGIPFFPTNATDLFGNRSAFGDGASDLQCGENFMDMECFMILTPSQQLAVAVMSLTLGTFTVLENLLVLCVILQSRTLRCRPSYHFIGSLAVADLLGSVIFVYSFLDFHVFHRKDSPNVFLFKLGGVTASFTASVGSLFLTAIDRYISIHRPLAYRRIVTRTKAVIAFCVMWTISIIIAVLPLLGWNCKRLNSVCSDIFPLIDKNYLMFWIGVTSVLVIFIIYAYMYILWKAHHHAVRMLSRTSQKSLVIYSADGTKVQTTRPEQARMDIRLAKTLVLILVVLVICWGPLLAIMVYDLFWRMDDDIKTVFAFCSMLCLLNSTVNPIIYALRSKDLRHAFLSSCHACRGSAQQFDNSLESDCQNRHINIAANRAAESCVNTTVKIAKVTMSVSTETSAEAV; the protein is encoded by the coding sequence ATGAAATCCATGCTGGATGGTGTGGCGGACACCACTTTCCGGACTATTACCTCTGGTTTACAGTATCTTGGCTCCAATGACGCCAAATATGACGACCCTGCCGTCAATGCAGACTTCACTAAGGGCAGCTTCTCTCTTCAGAAGCCCTTGTCCGCCTTCCGTGGCAACGCTTTCCTTGACAAAGTGCCTGCGGATGAGGAGCTGATCCTCAAGGGCATCCCATTCTTCCCCACCAATGCCACTGACCTGTTCGGCAACAGGAGTGCATTCGGGGATGGGGCCAGCGACCTCCAGTGCGGGGAGAACTTCATGGACATGGAGTGCTTCATGATCCTGACACCCAGCCAGCAGCTGGCCGTGGCCGTGATGTCACTGACTCTGGGCACCTTCACGGTGCTGGAGAACCTGCTGGTGCTCTGTGTCATCCTGCAGTCCCGCACTCTCCGCTGCCGCCCGTCCTACCACTTCATAGGCAGCCTGGCTGTGGCCGACCTGCTGGGCAGCGTCATCTTTGTCTACAGCTTCCTGGACTTCCATGTGTTCCACAGGAAGGACAGCCCCAACGTTTTCCTCTTCAAGCTGGGTGGGGTCACCGCCTCATTCACTGCGTCCGTGGGAAGCCTTTTCCTGACTGCCATCGACCGCTACATCTCCATACACCGACCCCTGGCCTACAGGCGTATTGTGACCCGGACCAAGGCCGTCATCGCCTTCTGCGTGATGTGGACCATCTCCATCATCATCGCGGTGCTGCCTCTGCTGGGCTGGAACTGCAAGCGGCTCAACTCCGTCTGCTCAGACATATTCCCCCTCATTGACAAAAACTACCTGATGTTCTGGATCGGGGTGACCAGCGTGCTGGTTATTTTCATTATCTACGCCTACATGTACATCCTGTGGAAGGCGCACCACCACGCCGTGCGCATGTTGAGCCGCACCTCCCAGAAGAGCCTGGTTATCTATTCGGCGGACGGGACTAAGGTGCAGACCACCCGCCCTGAACAGGCCCGCATGGATATCCGTCTGGCCAAGACCCTGGTTCTCATCCTGGTGGTGCTGGTCATCTGCTGGGGCCCATTGCTGGCCATCATGGTCTACGACCTGTTCTGGAGGATGGACGATGACATCAAGACAGTATTTGCCTTCTGCAGCATGCTCTGCCTGCTCAACTCCACGGTAAATCCCATCATCTACGCCCTGAGGAGCAAAGACCTGCGGCATGCCTTCCTCAGCTCCTGCCACGCCTGCAGGGGCAGCGCCCAGCAGTTCGACAACAGTCTGGAGTCCGACTGCCAGAACAGACACATCAACATCGCTGCCAACAGGGCCGCGGAGAGTTGCGTCAACACCACTGTGAAAATAGCCAAAGTGACAATGTCTGTTTCGACCGAGACCTCTGCAGAGGCTGTCTAA